The following proteins are co-located in the Zonotrichia albicollis isolate bZonAlb1 chromosome 1, bZonAlb1.hap1, whole genome shotgun sequence genome:
- the PTER gene encoding N-acetyltaurine hydrolase → MPSLSGKVQTVLGPVEPDCLGYTLTHEHLIMNYSSCFCPPSPGQEPLSNGPIEMKNLFWIKQNPYSHKENLLLYQETDAVREELLHFKAAGGGTIVENTTTGIGRDMNALKKLAEETGVHIIAGAGFYVDSTHSSQTQAMTVEQLTEIIVDEVLKGADGTNIKCGVVGEIGCSWPLTPSEHRVLQATAEAQAQLGCPVIIHPGRNSDSPFHIIRILQEAGADASRTVMSHLDRTIFDKKKLLEFAKLGCYLEYDLFGTEFLHYQFHPDIDMPSDNERIARIRMLIEEGYEDRILMAHDLHTKNRLMKYGGHGYSHILKNIVPKMLIRGISQDKIDKILLANPKRWLTFK, encoded by the exons ATGCCTTCCTTGAGTGGAAAAGTGCAGACTGTCTTGGGCCCTGTGGAGCCAGACTGTCTTGGCTACACATTGACTCATGAACACTTGATTATGAACTACAGCAGCTGCTTCTGTCCACCttctccaggccaagagccTTTGTCTAATGGGCCCATTGAGATGAAGAACTTGTTTTGGATTAAGCAAAATCCCTACAGCCATAAAGAAAACCTTCTTTTGTATCAGGAGACAGATGCTGtgagggaggagctgctgcatttTAAAGCAGCAGGTGGTGGGACGATTGTGGAAAACACAACTACAGGGATTGGCCGGGATATGAATGCTTTGAAGAAACTTGCTGAAGAAACTGGAGTTCATATTATTGCTGGTGCTGGGTTTTATGTGGATTCCACTCATTCTTCTCAAACACAGGCCATGACAGTGGAGCAG CTGACAGAGATTATTGTTGATGAAGTACTCAAAGGAGCAGATGGGACTAATATCAAGTGTGGTGTGGTGGGAGAAATAGGTTGCTCCTGGCCTTTGACTCCCAGTGAACACAGAGTGCTTCAGGCCACAGCAGAGGCTCAGGCCCAGCTCGGGTGCCCTGTTATCATCCATCCTGGCAGGAACAGCGACTCCCCTTTCCACATCATCCGCATCTTGCAGGAGGCTGGGGCTGATGCTTCCAGGACAGTCATGTCTCACCTTGACAG GACCATATTTGATAAAAAGAAACTTCTGGAATTTGCTAAGCTTGGATGTTACCTAGAGTACGACCTGTTTGGTACAGAGTTCCTTCACTACCAGTTCCATCCAGATATTGACATGCCCAGCGACAATGAGAGAATTGCAAG GATTCGTATGCTGATTGAAGAAGGCTATGAAGACAGAATTCTGATGGCTCATGATCTGCACACCAAGAACAGGCTGATGAAATATGGAGGTCATGGATATTCACATATCCTAAAAAATATAGTTCCTAAAATGCTAATTAGAGGCATATCCCAAGATAAAATTGATAAAATACTCCTAGCAAATCCCAAGCGGTGGTTGACTTTTAAGTAG